The Microcoleus sp. AS-A8 genome contains a region encoding:
- a CDS encoding adenylate/guanylate cyclase domain-containing protein: MTLSNVGSILASLTQLTQLNRTSALTHRVKDLSVPEFICLLDFITAEFQQFLRAIEMINNEALETMLEQVMDAFTLKIGQILQADRTTIFLVDADKGQLWAKIPQAETNKPIEVRIPLNVGLAGHVAATGECLNIPDAYNHHLFNKEVDERPGYQTHTLLCMPILSSNKQVVAVVQLLNKAGGTPFDADDEQRFRDFAASIGIILETCQSFYMAARNQRGAAALLKATASLGQSLDLEATLRLVMDQARDLMQADRSTLFMLSKETGELWSKVATADGSDFVEIRIPANRGIAGYVASTGQTLNIPDAYKDPRFDPSTDRRTGYVTRNILCMPVYNSKNELIGVTQLINKQQGSFSSSDEEFMRAFNIQAGIALENAKLFENVLIEKQYQKDILQSLSDAVISTDMQGRIVTINDAALALLGCPHTSKDSKIQQLWEYKLMGRYVWDVVPIDNLKERLQGSLTTGTKHYVPEQTLTLGLYKSPGRSTLNGHGTLGNSAVLNWERGMGSRAEFTTPYGSPDGDVYILALPKNDDPNVFIPWNETPWDSNASTYLSNEQVREIERSINLTVNPLTNLEGTVRGGLVVLEDMTREKRMKTTMYRYMTPRVAEQVMARGEDSLMVGERKDVTILFSDIRGYTTLTENLGAAEVVSLLNQYFETMVEAVFNHEGTLDKFIGDALMAVFGAPLPLQENHAWMAVKSALDMRWRLAAFNQSRMLTNQPLIRIGIGISSGEVVAGNIGSQKRMDYTVIGDGVNLSARLESATKEYGCDIILSEYTYSLCCDRIWVRELDRIRVKGKNQAVSIYELIGESDVPLNNTTKRFLDFYAAGRQAYLNRDFEKALIYFEQAYPLKPPTDQAVSIHLDRAAYYRNNPPPEWWDGVHTLTTK; this comes from the coding sequence ATGACACTCTCCAACGTTGGTAGCATTCTGGCTAGCCTGACCCAGTTAACCCAACTCAATCGGACAAGCGCCCTGACTCACCGCGTCAAGGACTTATCCGTTCCCGAATTCATCTGCTTGCTGGACTTTATCACCGCTGAATTTCAGCAATTTCTACGGGCGATCGAAATGATCAACAACGAAGCCCTGGAAACCATGTTAGAGCAGGTGATGGATGCCTTTACCCTAAAAATTGGTCAAATCCTACAAGCCGATCGCACAACTATCTTCCTGGTTGATGCCGACAAAGGTCAACTCTGGGCAAAAATTCCCCAAGCCGAAACCAACAAACCGATAGAAGTCCGAATTCCTCTAAATGTGGGTCTAGCGGGTCATGTGGCGGCAACAGGAGAGTGTCTTAATATACCCGATGCCTACAATCACCATTTATTTAATAAAGAAGTAGACGAACGCCCCGGCTATCAGACGCACACCCTCCTGTGTATGCCCATTCTCAGCAGCAACAAACAGGTGGTTGCCGTGGTTCAGTTGTTAAACAAAGCGGGGGGTACGCCCTTTGATGCCGACGACGAACAGCGATTTCGGGACTTTGCCGCCTCGATAGGCATAATTCTGGAAACCTGTCAATCCTTTTATATGGCGGCTCGCAACCAACGGGGCGCGGCGGCACTGCTCAAAGCCACAGCTTCTTTGGGTCAAAGCCTCGATTTAGAAGCCACGCTCCGTCTCGTGATGGATCAAGCTCGCGATTTAATGCAGGCAGACCGCAGTACCCTGTTTATGCTGAGCAAGGAAACGGGCGAACTTTGGAGCAAGGTGGCGACAGCAGATGGGTCAGACTTTGTCGAAATTCGCATCCCGGCTAATCGTGGCATCGCGGGTTATGTGGCCTCCACGGGTCAAACCCTGAATATTCCTGATGCTTACAAAGACCCTCGCTTCGATCCCAGCACAGACCGACGCACGGGTTATGTGACTCGCAACATTCTCTGTATGCCTGTCTATAACTCTAAGAACGAATTGATTGGGGTAACTCAGCTCATCAACAAGCAGCAAGGCAGCTTCAGCAGTTCGGATGAAGAGTTCATGCGAGCCTTTAATATTCAGGCCGGAATTGCCTTGGAAAACGCCAAGCTGTTTGAAAATGTCCTGATCGAAAAACAATATCAGAAAGACATTCTGCAAAGCCTCTCCGATGCTGTGATCTCCACCGATATGCAGGGGCGGATTGTCACCATCAATGATGCGGCTCTCGCCTTACTGGGTTGTCCCCACACGAGCAAGGACAGTAAAATCCAGCAGTTGTGGGAATATAAACTCATGGGTCGCTACGTTTGGGACGTGGTGCCCATCGACAATCTCAAGGAGCGTCTCCAGGGCAGCCTGACAACGGGGACTAAACATTATGTGCCAGAGCAAACCCTGACCCTGGGTTTGTATAAAAGTCCGGGACGCTCAACTCTCAACGGTCATGGGACGTTGGGGAATAGTGCGGTTTTAAACTGGGAAAGGGGAATGGGGAGTCGAGCAGAGTTTACGACTCCTTACGGAAGTCCTGACGGCGATGTCTACATCCTGGCACTCCCGAAAAATGATGACCCCAATGTGTTTATTCCTTGGAATGAAACCCCTTGGGATTCCAACGCCTCAACCTACTTGTCGAATGAGCAAGTCCGGGAAATTGAACGCAGTATTAACCTAACCGTTAACCCCCTGACGAATCTAGAGGGAACGGTGCGGGGGGGACTGGTGGTGTTGGAAGATATGACACGCGAAAAGCGGATGAAAACCACCATGTATCGCTACATGACCCCCAGAGTTGCCGAGCAAGTCATGGCACGGGGTGAAGATAGCCTGATGGTCGGTGAACGCAAGGACGTCACGATTCTATTTTCTGACATCCGAGGCTATACAACGCTGACGGAGAACCTGGGAGCGGCTGAGGTGGTGTCGCTGCTGAACCAGTATTTTGAAACGATGGTGGAGGCGGTGTTTAACCACGAGGGTACTTTAGATAAGTTTATTGGGGATGCCTTGATGGCGGTGTTTGGTGCCCCCTTACCCTTACAAGAAAATCACGCTTGGATGGCGGTGAAGTCAGCCTTGGATATGCGCTGGCGCTTAGCCGCGTTTAACCAGTCGCGCATGTTAACTAACCAACCTTTAATCCGGATTGGGATTGGGATTAGTTCGGGAGAGGTGGTTGCAGGGAATATTGGTTCCCAAAAACGGATGGATTATACCGTGATTGGGGATGGAGTGAATCTAAGCGCACGGCTGGAAAGCGCCACTAAAGAGTATGGCTGCGATATTATTTTAAGTGAATATACTTATTCCTTGTGTTGCGATCGCATCTGGGTACGTGAGTTAGATCGAATCCGGGTTAAGGGCAAAAACCAAGCTGTTAGTATTTATGAGTTAATTGGTGAATCCGATGTACCCCTTAACAACACGACGAAACGGTTTTTAGATTTTTACGCCGCAGGACGCCAAGCCTACCTCAACAGAGACTTTGAAAAAGCTCTCATCTACTTTGAGCAGGCTTATCCCTTAAAGCCACCCACTGACCAAGCTGTCTCAATCCATTTAGATCGAGCGGCCTACTATCGTAACAATCCGCCCCCAGAGTGGTGGGACGGTGTTCACACGCTAACAACGAAATAA
- a CDS encoding glycosyltransferase, producing MRIALFTETFLPKVDGIVTRLCHTVEHLQRNGDQVLVISPDGGLTEYKGAKIYGVSGFPLPLYPELKLALPRPSIGVALEEFRPDLIHVVNPAVLGLGGLYYAKMLQIPLVASYHTHLPQYLQHYGLGMLEPVMWELIKASHNQAQLNLCTSTAMIEQLREHGILHLDLWQRGVDTETFHPSLVSQEMRSRLSQGHPESPILLYVGRLSAEKEIERIKPVLEAIPNARLALVGDGPHRSALEKHFAGTPTHFVGYLTGKELGAAFASSDAFVFPSRTETLGLVLLEAMAAGCPVVAARSGGIPDIVTDGVNGYLFNPADEQGAITATQRLLERQEERETLRQNARAEAERWGWAAATRQLQNYYRAVVVSQSMSSAA from the coding sequence ATGAGAATCGCTCTATTTACTGAAACCTTTTTACCCAAGGTTGATGGCATCGTAACGCGCCTATGTCACACCGTCGAACATCTACAGCGTAACGGTGACCAAGTATTGGTTATCTCCCCAGATGGCGGGCTGACAGAATACAAAGGAGCCAAAATTTACGGCGTCTCTGGCTTCCCACTGCCTCTATATCCAGAACTCAAACTTGCTCTGCCACGCCCGTCCATTGGGGTTGCTTTAGAGGAATTTCGACCGGATTTGATTCATGTGGTCAACCCAGCTGTCTTAGGGTTAGGTGGGCTGTATTATGCGAAGATGCTGCAAATTCCTTTGGTGGCGTCTTACCACACCCATCTGCCTCAGTATCTCCAACATTATGGGCTGGGGATGTTAGAACCGGTGATGTGGGAGTTAATTAAGGCTAGCCACAATCAAGCCCAGCTCAATTTGTGTACCTCGACGGCAATGATCGAGCAGTTGAGAGAGCATGGTATCCTCCACTTGGACTTGTGGCAGCGAGGGGTTGATACGGAAACGTTTCATCCCAGCTTAGTTTCCCAGGAAATGCGCTCGCGCCTCTCTCAAGGACACCCCGAAAGCCCGATCCTCCTCTATGTGGGGCGTCTTTCGGCAGAAAAAGAGATTGAGCGCATCAAGCCCGTTTTAGAAGCCATTCCCAACGCCCGTCTCGCCTTAGTGGGAGATGGCCCCCATCGCAGCGCCCTGGAAAAACACTTTGCGGGCACACCCACCCATTTTGTGGGCTACCTTACTGGAAAAGAATTGGGTGCGGCCTTTGCTTCCTCTGATGCCTTTGTCTTCCCTTCGCGCACAGAAACCCTGGGCTTAGTGTTACTAGAAGCCATGGCAGCCGGTTGCCCTGTGGTCGCTGCACGTTCTGGGGGTATCCCTGATATTGTCACCGATGGGGTGAATGGATACCTGTTTAACCCAGCCGATGAACAGGGTGCAATCACAGCCACTCAACGTTTGTTAGAACGGCAAGAAGAACGGGAAACCCTGCGCCAAAACGCGAGGGCGGAAGCCGAACGTTGGGGCTGGGCGGCAGCGACACGCCAGTTGCAAAATTATTACAGAGCCGTAGTCGTATCCCAGTCAATGTCATCAGCCGCATGA
- a CDS encoding NAD-dependent epimerase/dehydratase family protein, with amino-acid sequence MKVLVIGGDGYCGWATSLYLSNKGYEVGIIDSLVRRHWDLELGADTLTPIAPIQRRLQRWKDLTGKSIDLFVGDITNYEFLIKALHQFQPEAIVHFGEQRSAPFSMIDREHAVLTQVNNVVGTLNLLYAMRQDFPDCHLVKLGTMGEYGTPNIDIEEGYITIEHNGRKDTLPYPKQPGSYYHLSKVHDSHNIHFACRVWGLRATDLNQGVVYGVLTEETGMDELLINRLDYDGVFGTALNRFCIQAAIGYPLTVYGKGGQTRGFLDIRDTVRCVEIAIANPADPGQFRVFNQFTELFSVGDLAAMVQNAGTKMGLDVSVNHIDNPRVELEQHYFYAKNTSLLSLGLEPHYLSDSLLDSLLNFAHKYQHRVDKNQILPKVSWRR; translated from the coding sequence ATGAAAGTCCTGGTTATTGGCGGGGATGGCTATTGCGGTTGGGCAACCTCACTTTATCTTTCCAACAAAGGCTATGAAGTCGGCATTATCGATAGCTTGGTGCGCCGTCACTGGGATCTGGAATTAGGTGCTGACACTTTGACACCGATCGCACCGATTCAGCGACGCCTTCAGCGCTGGAAAGACCTCACCGGTAAGTCGATTGACCTGTTTGTTGGCGATATTACCAATTACGAGTTCCTGATCAAAGCACTCCATCAATTTCAGCCAGAAGCGATCGTCCACTTTGGTGAACAACGGTCAGCACCCTTCTCGATGATTGACCGCGAACACGCTGTACTCACTCAAGTGAATAATGTTGTAGGCACACTGAATTTACTGTATGCCATGCGACAAGATTTCCCCGATTGCCACTTGGTGAAGTTGGGGACGATGGGTGAGTATGGCACACCAAATATTGATATTGAAGAAGGCTATATTACCATCGAACACAACGGGCGCAAAGATACCCTTCCCTATCCCAAACAGCCCGGAAGTTACTACCACCTCAGCAAAGTTCATGACAGCCACAATATCCACTTTGCTTGTCGAGTTTGGGGATTACGCGCCACTGACTTGAATCAAGGGGTTGTCTATGGTGTCCTCACCGAAGAAACGGGCATGGACGAACTTTTGATCAACCGCTTAGACTATGACGGCGTCTTTGGGACAGCCCTCAACCGCTTCTGTATCCAGGCAGCCATTGGTTATCCCTTAACCGTATATGGTAAAGGTGGACAGACTCGCGGCTTTTTGGATATTCGGGATACGGTGCGCTGTGTGGAAATTGCGATCGCAAACCCCGCCGATCCCGGTCAATTCCGTGTGTTCAACCAATTCACTGAACTCTTCAGCGTGGGCGATTTAGCCGCGATGGTACAAAACGCAGGCACAAAAATGGGACTTGATGTCAGCGTTAACCACATCGATAACCCCAGAGTTGAGTTAGAACAACACTACTTCTATGCCAAAAACACCAGTCTTTTGAGTCTGGGTTTAGAACCTCACTATCTCTCTGATTCTCTTCTCGATTCCTTACTGAACTTTGCCCATAAGTATCAGCATCGTGTGGACAAAAACCAAATCTTGCCCAAAGTATCTTGGCGTCGATAG
- a CDS encoding pentapeptide repeat-containing protein — protein sequence MFLESFSLKQVYVSLRAYYKREVEGQPEHKLERGIAEEKQYERVVVDLNSELETWLQEAKPDDAIRLISGGPGSGKSSFAKIFAAQQAEKGEIPVLLIPLHLFKLSDDLVKAVGEFVQLERFLPHNPLDRVDGESRLLIIFDGLDELSMQGKVAEEAAREFVEEVRSQIAQFNAHVPRLQVLISGRELVVQANHSKFRKPHQILHLFSYFVAKEERTDKNYVDEQQLLEEDQRQLWWQLYGDVKGKKYSGLPPELDQPNLLEITAQPLLNYLVALTIERDKLQFSDETNLNEIYGDLLEAVYERGYEKHGYRVTEGIEKHEFIAILEEIALACWHGYGRTTTVREIETHCENSGLMNILNRFQESFNEDSNASVIRLLTAFYFRASGEVRNRENTFEFTHKSFGEYLIAKRIVEEVRLIHEELEERKKNFRKGCDKRDALVRWVTLCNLSEMDEYLFKFICDEIRLQNQSDVHNWQKSLCGLIEFMLDDGIPLESQIPRYNFHIELLQARNTEEALLAVLNACARVTKANSEIDWQYRNTFGTWISRLQGQRIGIENVLALKCLSFLNLQDCLLYVRDFIGANFAFTNLKNAELNFANLADANLAEANLQGAILYKANLQGANLQGANLKWVNLYEANLQGTVLEGADLEGANLERTILEGKDIASLTENPNEDLDES from the coding sequence ATGTTTTTGGAATCCTTCAGCCTGAAACAGGTTTATGTGTCGTTACGAGCTTACTACAAGCGTGAGGTTGAGGGACAACCGGAGCATAAATTAGAACGAGGTATCGCTGAAGAGAAACAGTATGAGCGAGTGGTTGTTGACTTAAATAGTGAACTAGAAACTTGGTTGCAGGAAGCTAAACCAGATGATGCCATCCGTTTAATTAGCGGGGGGCCAGGGAGTGGCAAGTCTTCCTTTGCTAAAATCTTTGCCGCACAACAGGCAGAAAAAGGAGAAATTCCGGTTCTGTTAATTCCCCTACACCTGTTTAAACTCTCGGATGATTTGGTGAAAGCAGTGGGGGAGTTTGTCCAGCTTGAACGTTTCTTGCCTCACAATCCTTTAGATAGAGTAGATGGTGAATCGCGGTTGTTGATTATCTTTGATGGCTTGGATGAGCTATCGATGCAGGGCAAAGTTGCTGAGGAAGCAGCCAGAGAATTTGTAGAGGAAGTCAGGTCTCAAATTGCTCAATTTAATGCTCATGTACCTCGCTTGCAGGTTTTAATCAGTGGGCGTGAACTGGTCGTGCAGGCAAATCACAGTAAGTTTCGTAAACCGCATCAAATTCTGCATCTTTTTTCCTATTTTGTTGCAAAAGAAGAGAGAACTGACAAGAACTACGTTGATGAGCAACAGTTGCTGGAGGAAGATCAACGGCAGCTTTGGTGGCAGTTGTATGGTGACGTAAAAGGTAAAAAATATAGCGGATTACCACCAGAATTAGATCAACCTAATCTGCTTGAGATTACGGCTCAACCTTTGCTGAATTATCTGGTTGCTCTCACTATTGAGCGGGATAAGTTGCAATTTTCAGACGAGACTAACCTGAATGAAATTTATGGGGATTTGCTAGAGGCCGTTTACGAACGAGGGTATGAAAAGCATGGGTATCGTGTGACTGAAGGAATTGAGAAACACGAGTTTATCGCTATTCTTGAAGAAATTGCCCTGGCTTGCTGGCATGGATATGGCAGGACAACCACAGTAAGAGAAATCGAAACACATTGCGAAAACAGCGGTCTAATGAATATCTTGAACCGCTTTCAGGAAAGCTTTAATGAAGACTCGAACGCCAGTGTCATTCGTCTGTTAACTGCATTTTATTTTCGTGCCAGTGGAGAGGTAAGGAATAGAGAGAATACTTTTGAATTTACCCACAAAAGCTTTGGTGAGTATCTGATAGCAAAACGGATTGTAGAGGAAGTTAGACTTATTCATGAAGAACTAGAGGAACGTAAGAAAAACTTTCGGAAAGGATGTGATAAACGAGATGCTCTTGTCAGGTGGGTAACTCTATGCAATCTTTCCGAAATGGATGAATACTTATTTAAATTCATCTGTGATGAAATACGTTTGCAAAATCAATCAGATGTTCACAATTGGCAAAAGAGCTTATGTGGCCTGATTGAGTTTATGCTAGATGATGGAATACCTCTGGAAAGCCAAATACCTCGATATAATTTTCACATAGAACTGCTTCAGGCACGGAATACGGAAGAAGCTTTATTAGCTGTATTAAATGCCTGTGCAAGAGTGACAAAGGCAAATTCAGAAATTGACTGGCAGTATCGTAATACTTTTGGTACATGGATTTCAAGGTTACAAGGTCAGAGGATAGGGATAGAGAATGTACTGGCTCTTAAGTGCCTTAGTTTTCTAAATTTGCAAGATTGCCTTCTATATGTCAGAGACTTTATTGGTGCAAATTTTGCTTTTACTAACCTTAAGAATGCAGAACTTAATTTTGCAAATCTTGCAGATGCGAATCTTGCAGAAGCAAATCTTCAAGGAGCGATTCTTTACAAGGCGAACCTTCAAGGGGCAAATCTTCAAGGGGCAAATCTTAAATGGGTGAATCTTTACGAGGCGAATCTTCAAGGGACGGTTCTTGAGGGGGCGGATCTTGAAGGAGCAAATCTTGAAAGAACGATTCTTGAGGGCAAGGATATAGCCAGTCTGACTGAAAACCCAAATGAAGACTTAGACGAATCTTAG
- a CDS encoding chromophore lyase CpcT/CpeT encodes MTHSTDIATLARWMAADFSNQEQAYANPPFFAHIRVCMRPLPLNLLDGVSFFLEQAYDYALNQPYRLRVLKLLTVGDRIEIENYKVKDEKPFYGASRDIARLQTLQAEQLEKLPGCTFQVEWTGNSFKGEVEPGKGCMVVWKGEETYLDSMFEIDEHKFISRDRGRHPQTDEHIWGSIAGEFQFVRWASFADEVKV; translated from the coding sequence ATGACGCATTCTACCGATATTGCCACCTTAGCCCGCTGGATGGCCGCTGATTTTAGCAACCAAGAGCAGGCGTATGCTAATCCCCCCTTCTTTGCCCATATTCGAGTTTGTATGCGTCCCCTGCCGCTTAATCTGCTCGATGGAGTCAGTTTTTTTCTTGAACAAGCCTACGACTATGCGCTAAACCAGCCTTATCGGTTGCGGGTGTTGAAGTTACTGACAGTAGGCGATCGCATCGAAATTGAAAATTACAAAGTTAAGGACGAAAAACCCTTCTACGGTGCCTCCCGTGACATCGCACGTTTGCAAACCCTACAAGCCGAACAGTTGGAGAAACTTCCCGGATGTACCTTCCAAGTTGAATGGACGGGTAACAGTTTTAAAGGTGAGGTTGAGCCGGGTAAGGGCTGTATGGTTGTGTGGAAAGGTGAGGAAACCTATCTCGACAGCATGTTCGAGATTGATGAACATAAATTTATCAGTCGCGATCGCGGACGCCACCCCCAAACCGATGAACATATTTGGGGTTCGATCGCCGGGGAATTTCAATTTGTCCGTTGGGCGAGTTTTGCGGATGAGGTAAAGGTTTAA
- a CDS encoding type II toxin-antitoxin system HicA family toxin, whose protein sequence is MKAGFFHKPAKGNHSKWIHPKSPKAIIVAAKDGDDAKPYLEKQVNEALETLKEMDEEDTEE, encoded by the coding sequence TTGAAAGCAGGATTTTTTCATAAACCTGCAAAAGGTAACCACAGTAAATGGATTCATCCAAAATCGCCTAAAGCAATCATCGTAGCTGCCAAAGATGGTGATGATGCTAAACCTTATTTAGAAAAGCAAGTAAACGAGGCACTTGAGACACTTAAGGAAATGGACGAGGAGGATACAGAAGAATGA
- a CDS encoding type II toxin-antitoxin system HicB family antitoxin, with product MKYTIVIQWSDEDQCYVVFLPEFEDVMQPCTHRDTYEEALKNAQEVLDLLIETTLEEGKPLPEPKTVGKLFQVA from the coding sequence ATGAAATACACAATCGTTATTCAGTGGTCAGATGAAGACCAATGCTACGTTGTATTCCTGCCTGAATTTGAGGATGTAATGCAACCTTGTACTCACAGAGATACCTATGAAGAAGCTCTTAAGAATGCTCAGGAAGTCCTAGACCTTCTAATTGAGACAACTCTTGAAGAAGGTAAACCTCTGCCAGAGCCTAAGACTGTAGGGAAATTATTTCAAGTTGCATAG
- a CDS encoding esterase-like activity of phytase family protein, with product MTQLVNRNRIKLQASRQLFSLLFVLVLTLLSFLTTACSPSQARTAEQRTFRDLSLDFLGEYRLPKTKFKDTPVGGLSALTYDRQRNKFYALSDDRSQFAPARFYTLALSVKRTDKGEIGIEKVDVEDVTFITDENGKNYVQGSIDPEGMSLSPRGTVFISSEGVPSSGIAPFIREFDLKTGQQRSSLMIPERYLAPEDTKDKEKQEQPPRGIQDNLGFEALTLELGSLAGGNGDPFRLFTATESALWQDALPPKSQESARIRLMHYLIGPISRPMVVAEHLYLLDPTPAGAIDNGLTELVTIDMGGHFLSLERTYGVLGANAKIYQMAMSAATDTSTIETLKGDVSRIDPVKKKLLLDLSELGIYLDNLEAMALGPRLPDGSQSLLLVSDDNFSDTQITQFLLFRLKGLSTAPD from the coding sequence ATGACTCAGCTAGTAAACCGTAACCGGATAAAGTTACAGGCATCTCGCCAGTTGTTTTCCCTACTCTTCGTTCTGGTGCTAACACTGCTGAGTTTCCTAACAACGGCTTGTTCTCCATCCCAAGCGAGGACAGCAGAACAGCGGACATTTCGCGACCTTTCCCTCGATTTCTTAGGCGAGTACCGACTCCCCAAAACGAAATTTAAGGATACCCCTGTTGGGGGGTTATCGGCTCTAACCTACGATCGCCAGCGCAATAAATTTTACGCCCTTTCCGATGACCGCTCTCAATTTGCCCCAGCTCGGTTTTATACCCTAGCACTCAGTGTCAAGCGCACTGACAAGGGGGAGATTGGCATTGAAAAAGTAGACGTGGAAGATGTTACCTTCATCACCGATGAGAACGGCAAAAATTATGTCCAAGGGAGTATTGACCCTGAAGGCATGTCTCTCTCTCCCAGAGGAACCGTGTTTATTTCCAGCGAAGGCGTGCCCTCCTCAGGAATTGCTCCTTTTATTCGGGAGTTCGATTTAAAAACCGGACAGCAGCGCAGTAGCTTAATGATTCCAGAACGCTATCTCGCCCCTGAGGACACTAAGGATAAAGAAAAACAGGAACAACCGCCTCGCGGGATTCAAGATAACTTAGGATTCGAGGCGTTGACATTGGAACTAGGCAGCTTAGCTGGAGGAAATGGTGACCCGTTTCGCCTATTTACTGCAACTGAGTCTGCACTATGGCAAGACGCCTTACCCCCGAAGTCGCAAGAGTCCGCTCGGATTCGGCTGATGCATTATTTAATCGGCCCGATTAGTCGCCCAATGGTGGTAGCTGAACATCTCTACCTACTCGACCCTACTCCGGCGGGTGCGATCGATAATGGTTTAACGGAGTTAGTCACCATAGATATGGGAGGTCACTTTCTCTCGCTGGAACGTACTTATGGTGTATTGGGAGCCAATGCCAAAATTTATCAGATGGCGATGAGTGCGGCAACAGATACCTCAACAATTGAAACGCTCAAGGGTGATGTTTCCAGAATCGATCCTGTCAAGAAAAAGTTACTGTTGGACTTGAGTGAATTAGGGATTTATCTAGATAACTTGGAGGCAATGGCACTGGGGCCACGTCTGCCCGATGGTAGCCAGAGTTTACTTTTGGTCAGCGATGATAATTTTAGCGACACTCAGATTACGCAGTTCCTTTTATTCCGCCTGAAAGGGTTGTCAACGGCCCCCGATTAG
- a CDS encoding peroxiredoxin has product MISRRTVLSSLLAICLTLVTWLNFTPTANALGGKQPAINEPAPEFTLPTNTGDGKVSLSDYRGKWVVLYFYPKDFTSGCTLEARRFQQDLPKYRERNVQILGVSADDVESHAEFCDSEGLKFPLLADTDGQVSKAYGSWMGFVSLRHTFIIDPKGTLREVFLGVRPAIHSTEVLARLDELQPTS; this is encoded by the coding sequence ATGATCTCTCGTCGCACTGTTTTGAGTAGTCTCTTAGCGATTTGTCTTACCCTCGTAACTTGGTTGAATTTCACACCTACTGCCAACGCCCTCGGCGGCAAGCAACCTGCCATCAATGAACCTGCACCAGAGTTCACACTGCCTACTAATACGGGCGATGGGAAAGTGTCACTTTCTGACTATCGCGGCAAGTGGGTTGTTCTCTATTTCTATCCCAAGGATTTCACCTCAGGTTGCACCTTGGAAGCTCGTCGATTTCAGCAAGATTTGCCCAAATACAGGGAAAGAAATGTGCAGATTCTTGGCGTTAGCGCTGACGATGTGGAGTCTCACGCCGAATTTTGTGATTCAGAGGGTTTGAAATTTCCTCTTCTTGCGGATACTGATGGTCAAGTGAGCAAGGCTTATGGTTCTTGGATGGGGTTCGTTTCCCTGCGCCACACCTTCATCATTGACCCCAAGGGAACCCTGCGGGAGGTATTTCTTGGGGTGAGACCTGCTATTCATAGCACAGAGGTTTTAGCGCGTTTGGATGAGTTGCAGCCAACGTCGTAG
- a CDS encoding LysR family transcriptional regulator, which translates to MNRINPYKLKISQLRALVAIADHKNFSEAALHLDLSQSAISHAIANLEDELGVLLLSRGRHGAHPTPVGERVIAQSRQVLQLLEGIVKEANREKGLHGGQVRIAAFRSVATHILPSVIARFRRQFPAITVAITEFDDFAGVEQSLRESHADIGFTYLPSGEEFETWELLRDDYVALLPPNSGFRSPKITWEQLAAYPLIVPATNSCSLKIRNHLRTAEYPLKFAYEVREDSTIVSMVMQNLGAAILPRLAAEPVPPGIQVCSLPVPLQRIIGTAVITNALHTPAVYAFLDALKNLGRFSTKAAV; encoded by the coding sequence ATGAATAGAATCAATCCCTATAAGTTAAAAATCTCTCAACTGCGTGCCTTAGTGGCGATAGCAGACCACAAGAATTTTAGTGAGGCGGCTCTACACTTAGATTTATCCCAGTCAGCCATCAGCCATGCGATCGCCAACCTGGAAGATGAATTGGGCGTGCTGTTGCTCTCGCGAGGACGCCACGGCGCACATCCAACGCCTGTAGGCGAACGGGTGATTGCTCAATCACGTCAAGTCCTACAACTTTTAGAAGGGATCGTCAAAGAAGCTAATCGGGAAAAAGGCTTACATGGTGGGCAGGTGCGAATTGCGGCTTTTCGCAGCGTGGCAACCCATATCTTACCCAGCGTGATTGCCCGGTTCCGCCGCCAATTCCCAGCCATTACGGTGGCAATTACTGAGTTTGATGATTTTGCTGGGGTAGAACAATCGTTGCGCGAAAGTCATGCTGATATTGGCTTTACCTATCTTCCCTCAGGAGAAGAATTTGAGACTTGGGAACTGCTACGAGATGACTACGTTGCCCTACTCCCACCCAACTCTGGGTTTAGAAGCCCTAAAATTACTTGGGAGCAGTTAGCCGCCTACCCATTAATCGTGCCCGCTACCAATAGCTGCTCGCTCAAAATTCGTAACCATTTGAGGACGGCGGAATACCCCTTAAAATTTGCTTATGAAGTTCGGGAAGATTCGACGATTGTCAGTATGGTGATGCAAAATTTAGGAGCCGCTATTCTTCCGCGACTTGCTGCCGAACCCGTACCCCCAGGAATTCAAGTGTGCAGCCTACCCGTTCCTTTACAAAGAATTATTGGGACAGCAGTTATTACAAACGCCCTTCATACTCCAGCGGTTTATGCTTTTTTGGACGCTCTAAAAAACCTAGGAAGATTTAGTACGAAAGCAGCGGTTTAG